The genomic region GTAGAAATAAAAAGAACAGCAAATTCTTGTCTTGACAAACATTGAGTTAGTTAACGCACATTAGGAGACTAAAAGGGTTGCATTGGAGTCTGGTGGAGTAATACGCACGCATCACTGATGTAGATGTTGGGCCAGACTTCATTATAAGCGCTGGAGGCTTGACGGTTCGTTAGCAGGAGGGTCAAAAGGTCACAGATGGGCGGAGTCTCGTATCCAACATTCCGTGTGCTCATTCTTTAATGGGACGCATTACGAGGAAATTAATTTACGTTGATCTTTTGAAGTAATAGAGCTGGATGTACTATGAGAACATAATGTCATTTTTTACTTCTTCTGTTGTCAAACTCACATGTTGAACTGTTCTTCTGTTTCTTCTGCCAGGTCTGTGGTCCACGTGGAGCTGCGTTTCTGTGTAAGTGATACGTGTCTCTCTTCTGGCCTCTTTGCGTGTTGGTAAATATAGATGAGACTCAAACAGACGGACAGCTGAGGAGCTTTGAATAGAAGATGGttcacattttaaatagggtcttttcatgtataaaataatatatattttaacaaatctacttttttgtttgttatattctATTATATTGTATAAACTATTAAGTTTGATGTCATTATGACATATagctattttagatttttatatataaaattttattatatttcaaaagtctgtttttgttatacagtatataacagaataatatatttatttaataatatattattttatatatttcattataggaaatataataatatagttttttaATTCTCTGAATACTGAGAGGCTTGGTGTCCTgattacatacatatttttattttcatgtatatgtttttaataaatgaaatataatatttttttataaactttgtACATTCTTGGTCTTATTGTGCACAatctttataatatttataaatctgaaataacTTTTGTAGGGATGTTTAGTTTTTAACCCCTTCCCTCCTGTTTGTTGTTCTGAAAGCACTACGGGGTTAAACTGTGAATGTGACTTTATTGTGTCTCTGAACATTTAGCAGGAATAGTAGGATTTTGGACAACAAAAGAAAATGCTGCAACTAATTTTAATTGAGAAATGAAATCCTGCGTCAATTCATGTAATTTCATCAGATTCTGAATCCTGCATTTCTGCCAGGGAATTTTCATAATCGTTCTTCATGTGAGTAATTGTGTTACTGTATCTAATGTATTTGTGATTAGTGAGTGCATATTGCATTGAGACAGAAGAAAACTGTATTTATCTTTGTATCATTCTTTTTTAAAATGACATCTTAAATAAAGATAAAGGCTATATTTtgcattaacaatttttttttacagttttatcacTCAAATTCCCATTAAAAAAGTGTGCCAGTTATTGAGAGACTATAATAGTTTTTAATAACAGTAAAGAGTTTTTTTCTGCATTATTGTagctgatgtttttcttttttcgaaTTAACTTTTCTTTGATAAATATCGAAACATTCTTaaatctagaaatatttacttgaGACGCATacgatattaagtcttgttttcagatttttttaaaatcaaaagttaagtgtttttgcttaaaacgaGAAAATATAATCTTGTTTTCCCTTTAAGATAAtttttctataatatatatatatatatatattttacgaaacaagacttaatattttttgtatttttgcttCTGTGTGTTGATTTAAGATTGGTTAGTTATTTGTActgtaaaacaagacaaaaatacagagtaaaaaatattttgcagtgAATATTTTTGACAAAGAGGAAAATACGTTTTCTGTATCTatacctagtttttttttttaagtatttgacaCTTTCTTATAAAATCATGAAGAAATAAAGTAATAGCAGGTTTATAATTCTTCCATTAATATGTGTGTTATGATCCGAAAACAAAAGGTCAGAAAACTGGGAATTCAAAACATGGTCTTTTCTTAAACTAAGGGATGAATGCTattaattttcatataaaaaaataaataaacaaattataataataatctagaaaccgtttttactcagaaattgctagtaaatttcataaatatttccaaagaatttaaatatgaaaatttgaGGTATTTTCTTTTAACGGTGTGTGTAGAATTAACTTTATCTCTTTATGAATATCCTGTTCATGTCCTTGTCATTGAAGTGCTATTATATTTAGTGCATATGCATAtgataaaataacagttttacaCGTTGCATTTCGAATATTAATCAGTAAACCTCAATATAACTATTGCATATGATGACTCTATCTGAATAAATCTAAAATAGATATTTTCAAGCACAAACAGACTCATGTTGTGTTGAgaaaattttttaatgttttttaaagtctcttattcTTTAGAGTtccaaaaatacatgtaaaaaaaaactgtaatattgtgagatattattacaattgaaaataaccattttatattttaatatactttaaaatataatttattcttgtgatgcaaagctgatttttttgcaTCGTAACTCCAGTAAAAAGCAGCTTTCCGGCAGCACAAATGAACTCATTTGTGTATAAAACTGCAgaaataaaatgtacagtaaaatatCATATCAACATGACATAAAGatgaattttatttgtttttttatacatcataataaaatctgttattttaatttaattttttatttaaaaatcgcATTTTATAACAACCCAAGGCTGACCGAAGTGTCagtaaataaaacagacaaaGGGTCTtcgttttaataatgtttatttaaaatatttaaatatgttcagTCATTGatccattattaaaatatttagtcaTTGTATTAGGCTGTATACTCTCTCCTGTAGTAATTTAAAAGCAGTcggttatgcattttatgtagactttacatatatataaaaataaaagtatatttattttaagctttaaaaatgtgtaacctaatgtgatgtacagtatctgtGACACGGCGTGAATCTGTGGTGTTTTGGTCCTGTTGTATATAGTGTGTGATGGTCCAGAGGAGGtagtgtgttgtgtttgtgtgagtattTGTGAGTGTATGTTTACTAAACTGCTCAATGGCATTAATATATTACTCTCTGAAAGTGCATAGATATGTTTGCATATGAAGTGCATGTTCAAGCTTTTCACCGAGGTCCAAAATTCACAGTATTTATCCAAAACCCACTGAAATATGAACTATGTCAGATATCGAGATTGCTTTCATTGGATGCTGGAAGCCTAACAAGTGACTGACTGAGACGCTCTACATAGGGCACAACTCTGTGTGTTAACAGAGGAGACTGAGATATGCTTAACACACAAAACAATctagttaaaacatcttaatcctggatttgtttcatcttgttTCCTCTCCAGATGTAGACTGATGGACTGgggtgctgtggattattgtgatgtttttatcagctctcattctgacggcacccattcacaacagagcatccattgataaaatgcttaattttttCCTAATACggatggagaaacaaactcatgacctgagggtgaggacaGTTTAAGCAAatggtaaactattcctttaagaaaagaaaatgacTTTTTCTTGTGCACAAGCTCCGCCCACAATCAGATCTCATTGGTCCAAGCTGCAGGTTACTGTAAGCATCACATATTGATTGCATGTATGTTTTGGTACTCATTGTGGAGAATCGAAGCACTTGTATGGTGATCAATCATCATGTGGTCAGTCCTGTATCTGTTTGCTCAGAGCAGGACACATCGTCTGTGTTTCTTCTTCCTCTGCAGGTCCAGATCCAGCAGCAGAGCCAGGAAGTTCCTGTTGGGATAGATGGCTCGTTTCTGGATGACGCGCCGTATGGCAGTGTGCAAAGGCATGTCGTGATAGAGCATCAGGTATGCCAGCACCAGCGACGAGGAGCGGCTCATTCCCATGATGCAGTGCACCAGAACTTTTCCTATAAGGAGGAAAGCAGAGATCTGGTTACATACAGACTTTATGGTTTGAATAGAAGACGTGACGGCAGCCTCTCATCGTTGCCTGGTACAAACACCACCCACAATTCATTGCAATGATTCATTTGAAGGCCTTGAGCTCACTGCTATTAATATAGCTGTTACTACAGACACTGCAGAGGAGTTCAAGAAcatgagtctcttctgctcaaagatgctgcatttatttgatcacaaatatagtaaaattgtgaaatattattaccgtttaaaacagctgttttctatgtgaatttgtcttaaattataatttatttctgtgatgctccgctgtattttcagcatcattcctccagtcttcagtgtcacatgatcttcagatatCAACATaatgatttgcttctcaagaaacatttcggattattatcaatgttaaatacagtcgttctgcacaatatttttgtggaaactgtgatgcgtcagatttttcaggattcaaagatgaatagaaagttacaaaaaaacagcatttaataaaaataagcatttattttaaaatataaatcttttgaatgAATACCGAAATCACCATTTGGCCACTGGTTATCACATATGAAGTCACCCGACAATTAAAGTCTTCTCAGTGGCagtgtaattacatttttatagaagATTATGAAGACTTCTTATTTTGAATAGCATGCATTGAttaatcacaaacacacagtaagTCCAGGAGCATGTTTAGTGCACAAGCTATTTGTCTTCTGTGAGTAAATTCCTCAGTGATTTCTTACCGTCAGGAGTGCTGAGAGCTTTGTGAATGAAATCTGCTGCCGGTTTGAAGTAAACGTCCAGATCGAAGTGTGTGGAGTCGTCAGCGGGGATCCCACAGTACACAAAACTAGTGCCATAGTAGTTCTGGTCCGTGATGCTTCCTCTCTTGGTGTGAGCGGCGTTCAGAATGTGAGTGATGCCCAGATTCTGCAGGGCACTTCGGTTCTGTGCTATTCCTCTGATGGGAAAAATAATATACAGTAGAAGATGGTTAGAAATGACGGGGGATTAAAATGCAAGCTCTATGGTCACATATCAATATCAAAACTGGCCTGGTTTACTTTCTTTAAGGAAGAGTTTCACCTCCATTccagtcaaaagagttattttagcatcattgataaaacataaataagatttatttttttattttttattttaggttaatcttttatttattttttgtaaaaaaaatttattttttaaatatttctatatagtttttattagttttacttTGACTTAGCTTTTGGTATTTATGTACTATAATAGAAAAACTGCCTATAGGCAACTTGCTGAAATAAACTAATTATTCATTGTtatagatttgtttatttatttgatctaaataggcctataaaagttttattaaaaacaaaatagaaattaataataatgttatttcaaGTAATACATTACAATCTTTAAGGTTTTAGTTAACTGCTTTTCTAATATAACTTTCACCTTTCAAATCACTTTCTGATGGATAAAATGTCCTAAAATAttttcctaaaaaataaaatgattttatcatTTGATCTCAGAAATGCATCAGTTTATGGAAGTACAATGTGTTGTGAAACTCAATATGTAGATCAGTGTTGTGAAGTCTATTTGAATAAGCAGTCACATTTAAAGTAGTATGAATTATGATATTTTCAGCTGTCAAAGCGGAGACTCGAGCAGCTCGTACTCACACGTTCCCGATGTACAGGTTTGGCCAGACCTCATCGATTTGGTGCAAGTTTAACTTACATGAGTCCAGAACTTTCTCCAGGTCCTTGACTGACAGATACTCTTTCCTGCTCAATTTACGGGCCATCGCTTCTTTCCTGAATTACCCACCAATAAATAGataaagagagagtgtgtttatAATGATCTGGCGCTCCGGACTCGTGATCCCACACGACAGCTGTTACCCAATTTAGTGCTTCAGTGAGCAGATACTCTTCCTGACGGAGACatgatgtacacacacacacacacacacactcccctgCAAACAGACAGATCTGATCGGAGTACTCTTTCTGTTATGCTTTCTTTCATAGTTTATAATGAGAACACAGCTGTCAAACTCCAAAAAGGTCATTACTGACTGATAATCTTCTGAAATCTGTTTCTCTTTTGCATTCAGATTCAGAAACTGATGCACTTTAAATCATGCAGCTCTGCTCAGTACAAGAACCTTTGAAAAAAAGTACAAGAACGAATAATAATCTGTGtgcaaatataacaaaacatgcaaatgtaaaagaaaaattaCTGGTTACACAAGCTTGTAACgatatgaaggtgagtaattaatgacagaaatgtattttttttctgggCAAATTCTTGTTATtgagtgatttatatatatatatatatagtttaaaaaactgagtggataaacaaacaaataaatacataaaaattagcaaataaataaataaataaatatctgtggGCAAATATAACAAAACACCCAAACATAAATTAAGTTTACCCAGTTTTGTAATGACAAGATACATATGACATTGAGTACATCATGTccaaattttcttttattttttgagtgaaattctgaaatattattacaaatattattaaatattattattaaatcatataaACATTTGGtcatgaaattgaaaaaaaaaaaaccaacacaataaaatataacaaaacacacCAATGTACAAAATTAACCAAAATatgagaataatatttttttattttatttattttttattatagtgaatatttgaaatataaagaGTTTGATTAAAGCCacagtaaataaacaaatcaatcaatctgGCTCTAGGCAAATATAACGAGACACCcaactaaataaaaaagaaaaagaaaaatgccttaataaaaaatatatataattatataaattataatgggGACTTTTGGGATGTTGCATGTATTATCtggttaaatatataataaatcttaagtaattaattaaattttaccaCTAATCTGGctttactttttaaaacaaaggtACTTTATTGCAGCTGATGGCTCCATAGATAAACTTTCACATCCACGGAAATTTTCAAAAGGCTCTTTAGTGGAAATATGTTctttagtttattaaaatattgacactaaaaatgtttgcattaagAACTGCTCGCTGAAAGGATCTTTAGGGAGCCCAAAGTGGATCATCTATGGTATTATTATAAGTGATAACCCTTTTCTCCCCGGCTGGAGCTGCTGGGATGTTATTAGGATTCAGATCAGCGTAAAGTCGCATCCAGAGCCCGCAGCTGTTTGAGAAAGCCTCGGTTTGGGAAGATCCAGCGGTGCTCTTTGACTGTGTGAATAGCCTCCAGTAGAGAAAGACGCTGGTGTATCAtgagataagccagaaccagagACGCCGAGCGACTCACACCGACCGCACAGTGAACCAGAACACGCTCTGAAGACGACAGAAACACAATCTCAAACATCTCAGCTTGGGCTTGAGGACTTCAGCTTGTCCAACAGAAGAACATTTAACTTAGACTTTACAATTTCTGTTCAATAataacacatctcttccatctttaattGACCCTTTAACTCTAGCACttcatctgttttctttttatttaatatatgtataaaataatagaGCCCTTGCTACTGTATGTGTAGTGTTAAGATAACTGAGACTTCTTATAGCACTTTGCATAGCATTGCTCTTTtaatttcctcatttgtaagtctcttttggataaaagcatctgctaagtgACTAACTTAGATTCAACGCTCTTAGAAACAAAGGTAGGTGCTTTAATGTTCTTCACAGCAGTGCCATAGAAGAAGCATTCAGGCAAAAGAACCATCTCTTCTTTATCTTTTTATAATTGTTTAGCCACGAAGaagcttttgtgaaacagaaaggttcttcagatgttagaAGTTCTTTATGGGACTTTCATGAAGAGTGCAAACCCAAGCTGAGATGGTTTTACCTCCTGGAGAACTGAGAGCCTGCTTTATATAATCAGCGCAGGGGTGAAAATAGACCGACAAGTTAAAGGATGGTGAATCGTCAGCAGGGACGCCATAATACTCGACTGTTGAGCCGTAAAACTGGTGGCTGCCCTGGCAGTGCATGGTCCCGTGAGCGGCGTTCAGGACGCGAGAGATGCCCAGCTTCCACACACTGAAGCGATCGTTGGCCACACACCTGCAGATCAGTAATACACAGCTGTTAAAACAGCACACAGAGTCTTTATGATCCACATAAAATCACACGCATCTAGAAAATAATGCTGCTGAGAGATTAATGTGGTGTATGATTAGGAAAAAGGCAAAAATTCTTCCTTTACATTCAGTTTTATATTGTTTGGCATTGTACGTAGACAGCAAAAATGTTTAAACactaaaactatataataatataataaaatacatttaaacattatttacatatgtgtgtttactgtgtatattttttatgtatatataaatacactgcatgtatatatttaacaaaaatatgccatgtttatatattaaatatatttatatataatataatataaatatataaaagtatatatatatatatttttaaatattttcaaaatatatattgaatgtgtttgtatttatatgtacataataaataaacacagtacacacacatatattatgtaaacagaaacttttattttggatttgattaatcgtttgacagaacTCACATTGTTTCAATTTTCACTTTGATTTTAATTCGTTTTAGTAATTgagttgtgtttttgtaattttattagttatttgatttttttaaatgtctatacagGGTTTTTTTACACAACAAAATGTATAAGTTgccatataaaaatataacaatagaaactttgaatattcatatttttttgaaatagCACTGATGTataggttttattaattttattttctgtatgaaAACGAGAAATGTTGCTTGGAaactatatgtttttaaaaattttgttCAGTTAATGTTTACTTTCTTCCAAGTAATGAAAGTGGTTGTAGTTTTAGTGATAACCCTGTGACTCACATATCACCCAGGAAAAGGTTGGGCCAAACTTCATCCACATGATTTCCGCTCCTCTTCCCTCCGAACAGTATTTTCTCCAGTTCTTTGATGGAGGGTGTTTCACGGCTATCATCCATCAGATAGACTCATCGTGGATCTCTGTCTATGATATAATATGATCCTCTACGTCTCATCTCATATCTGCTGCTGTCCAGTAAGAGTGGATACATTTATCTGAAGAGGGACAGGAGCAGCTGCAGCTGGTGTTCTTCTAAAATTAACATTTAGCAATGCACTAGAGTTCACCCAGGACCCCCCACAAAGTGCACAATCACCTTATGCATGAACACTAACCACATTTAGACAATGCTGatttaattacagttaattaaacaaattaaagctGACTAAACAGGTTGAGAAGCCATAACTTTAAGCACTGAGAAGCCCAGCAGCGCCGCGCGCTGTAATTCCATCGCTGGCCAGCGGATGTCGCTGTGCGCTCGGCAGCGGAAGTGACCTCAGCTGCAATATTTACATTCTGACACACTTCCAGTTCCACACAGCTGTCTGTCAGATCGACTGTGCTCCTGTCGCGGTGTCAGGGCGCGATGATTTACCACAAACGTCCCGACAGAGTGACATTTAGGAGATTTATCGCGATTCTGACCGAAGAATCTTCTGTGTGACGTAAGTGACGCGAAGCTGGCTAACCGCTAGCATGCTAACACACTTGTAGCATCTGAAATATCATATTAATGATGAGTGATGAATTGTAACTGGCGTCTAAATCCATTTTCAGATtcgttctttgttttattttatagttgtTATAGGTTTATGAGTGTCTTTAGTCAAAGACGTTTGCAGATTTAAAGTGGCGAGATGAATATTCATGTCGTTTAGTGATTTTCAGTGTTTTGTGTTATGATTTAACGACATCTAATGATTCAAGTTAGCTTCAGATATCACAAAACAGTTGTTAATCTAACCTAGTTAAACAGCATTTTGTGTGAAATGCTTTCTAAGTAGACAGCTCACAAGGTTTTGAGACACATTCATTCAGGTTGCGTGATTGGTCCTTTTTCTTATCAGCAAGCTTCTCTGTATCGGGTATTGATTAAAATCCTTAGTGTAACGAGCTGAGAGACATAATTATACCTAAGAGTACTTCACTAACAGGCTCATATTACTTTACTGTTGTTTTCTTGTGTCTGATAACACGGCCTTATTAAGCTTTGGCGCGGGAGGGCGTGGTTAGCGGAGGGCGTTGTTGATTGTGGGCGTGGTTTCGACTCATAACGTTGATGTGCGAAAGTAAATTTTTATAAATCAAGTCAGTTTGAGTGAATGACTTACTGGACTAATTAGTCTTAACTGGAATGATCGTTTATAATAAGAACTTTATAATCAATTATAATTCACCAtggaataaaaagtaaaagtaaagttcTATAAAGTTGGAATTGTGGCTCTTTTGCTCACAATTCTAAATATACTTATAACGTTACTTTATGTTTcccccaaagaaaaaaaaaaatttaattgcaacCCTATAATCTTAAAATCTAGACTTCTGTTTTCAGAATTTCGGATTTGCTGTATCAAATGCAAGTAATAAAcccacaattctttttttttcctgtctcATAAATGTGAGTTTTTATATGTCGCTTTCTGAGGTTGTATCTCCCagttcagtttttaatttgtatttttcagaaatgcgagaaaaaattctgaattgtgggaaaaaaaattgtgtaaaaaaaagttgcagtTAATTTCATTATGCACTTTCTTTTTCTAGAGCCATACAAAATATATGACCTACTTTTATGGTATACTTTTCTAAACTCCTTTCCAATTTTGatttaaagtacatttattttgatagcattgaaaaataatgtttattatcaGCAACTTATAAATAACACGGTCACTGTCTTTGTCTCAGTGAAGGTcatttactgacatttaattatgaTGTCTACTCTTTACTTATTTGTTTAAACTATGCAAAGTCTTATAGAGACATGCACATGTTCAGATGTGATTTCACATGCATCTCTGTATTTCAAAGCTGTATTTCAGTATCTTTTTTGGGGGAGAAAAAAAAGTCTATGAAGTCACCGCACTGTCATAAGACTGAGGATGCCTGATGATGTAAATCTGTTAGACGGTCGGTCAACACGTGTCCTGCTGAGCGTGCAGCTGTTTTTACTGATGTGTCAGTAGATCTGTGGCTGTTTCAATCAGGAAAAGAGAATGTTTCTTCAAAACTTACACTGATCACAACACAGACATCAGCGAAAAAAAGAGACCTGTTTCTGTTCCTGTGGTGTGTTAAAATGAAACATTATATTGGTTGGGAAGTGTGCTTGTGCCTTCTGAAAGTTGTGTTTCTAAGCATCACGGATCAGTTTCTTTGGAGCAGAGCTAACAGACGTCCAGAGGGAAGAGACGGACACGCTGAGTGTTTTCTGAGAGCTAATGAACCGAggttcagaacagaacaagatGCATTCAGACCTACTTGTTGAACTCTTTCTAGGCCTGCGGTTCTTGACCTTTTTGTCTCCTTTTGTCCATAACAGTAATTGAATGCTGAAGGTCATAGTTTCTGACCATTAAGTTCCAGGATTCCAGAAGTTGTAAGATCCCAGTGTTTTTCtggattatttttaaataatgaatttgcaTAACTTTTCCAGTCGTCCATTATTTAAACGAGTACAGATATTTTTACTCGCTATTTCTACCtgaataaaaaatgtgtgtgtatatatatacagttattaTAGGAATAACAAGAATTGCCcttaacactgtaaaaaaaaaatgtgattaagtcacattttttgttgttgttattatttctttgatcaaaaaatatatatttctttaactATTTGAAATAATTAACCAATTCCAACTTCATTTTATAAGTTATATGAGATTTAACTCGAGTAAATTTTATGCAATTTAAGTGTAAATGACTTGTACATCCAATGTGATTACTCAAAACAATGAAGGCAGCAGGTGACTTTCTTTTTACAgagttgtcattttaaattatataaactaaCATGACTGTATAGGTATATAAATCACACTTAAAATTAAACTACCACATACAGTACATCCAAGTTTTCCCAAGAATGTAATAATGATAGTTCTCCAAACACGAAACGGGTATTAAGGGGTTGAAATGAAATATCTTAGTTATTTGAGcttattttaatgcttgttttgtcttattttaaatcttGAGAGACTCTTATGGTTGAGAAtcagtgctttcaaagtgtctgctaaattacatttttattttttttattttgcatttatgagCAAATACATTCGTCTTCCATACTAAGTCATTGACCTATAATCATGAAACTTTAAACTCAGCATAAGCGAACAAAATGAAGGAAGTGACTTGTTTTTGGCTGAACCAAGCTTCAGACATCATGTCAGTAAAATGAGCTGATCCTAATAAACAGCAGGAACATATGAAGAAATCTTGCAAAATGTAATGAGTTTCAGTGCTGGCAGGGACAATAAGTGAAGAATTGCATCCAAGTAGTATTGTGTTGCAATTTATTCTCAAAACAACTGCATCCACAGCATCTACTCTTTCAAATTTGGCATTTGGCATCGTTTTCGCCACATGGTTCATCGGGTACAGGCGGTTTCTCACGTCCAAAAAATACAGCATGCTCAGACTGATCCTTAATGAACGAGTTGGTTAGTGGCCAGATAATCAAAGCTCAAGCCAAGAAGCAAAGCTGGGGTTCAGTGCTTCAGATCTGTAGTAGTGCACATCACGAGATCCTATGCTGTGAATGTGGCCTGTTTTACTCGAGTATCTAGCATACGTGCTAGTTTACATCTAGATGTGATGTGCAACTCAAAAGTGGTGCAAAGATGAAGAATAACGCATTATACACTATTGTTAATTGCA from Carassius carassius chromosome 40, fCarCar2.1, whole genome shotgun sequence harbors:
- the LOC132122506 gene encoding dual specificity protein phosphatase 13-like; this translates as MDDSRETPSIKELEKILFGGKRSGNHVDEVWPNLFLGDMCVANDRFSVWKLGISRVLNAAHGTMHCQGSHQFYGSTVEYYGVPADDSPSFNLSVYFHPCADYIKQALSSPGERVLVHCAVGVSRSASLVLAYLMIHQRLSLLEAIHTVKEHRWIFPNRGFLKQLRALDATLR
- the LOC132122505 gene encoding dual specificity protein phosphatase 26-like, which gives rise to MARKLSRKEYLSVKDLEKVLDSCKLNLHQIDEVWPNLYIGNVGIAQNRSALQNLGITHILNAAHTKRGSITDQNYYGTSFVYCGIPADDSTHFDLDVYFKPAADFIHKALSTPDGKVLVHCIMGMSRSSSLVLAYLMLYHDMPLHTAIRRVIQKRAIYPNRNFLALLLDLDLQRKKKHRRCVLL